A genomic region of Maniola hyperantus chromosome 5, iAphHyp1.2, whole genome shotgun sequence contains the following coding sequences:
- the LOC117982156 gene encoding esterase FE4-like isoform X1, with translation MMMKYGKRLVLFSLFVMNLVDEPAPEVAIEQGILSGIISRCGTYFEYIGIPYAKSDNNTRFQAPGPPPSWKGVYKAVEGYHMCPQETLFGIMGSEDCLKLNVYVPVNPKSKKPLAVMVYIYGGAFVFGSAGKTIYGPRFLVKKDVILVIFNYRVALLGFLCLRTKEAPGNAGIKDQIAALRWVKKNIAAFGGDPDNVTVFGSSAGAVSISILIASEATNGLFNRAIVQSGSSISNWSINRKPIWIASLLAQTIGYDTEDPKKLYDIFSKMDYKDIIAIKAKKPMDIFYDTGLIHLPCVEKYIPGIEPVITDLPYKIFENNTKDIDVIYGTASNEGIFLAPTETEEMLESRNERYLFASDLHFSSEKEAMMIAKKVQKFYFGDDEISITKVLNVSKLYSQLYFEIPAIFETEYLLSRRKSKVYNYIFNYHGWRNILKMTSGFWYEDGATHGDDIFYLFNGDLFPVVISIDDWKMIDQITSLWTNFAKYGNPTPESTDLPFRWKPSAKDNLQFLYIDRESKMGPMPCPEGYRLWKDIYSKYRKTDIT, from the exons atgatgatgaaatatggCAAGAGGCTGGTGTTGTTTAGTTTGTTTGTTATGAACCTGGTCGATGAGCCGGCACCAGAGGTAGCGATCGAGCAAGGGATTTTGAGCGGTATTATAAGCAGGTGTGGGACGTATTTTGAATACATTGGGATACCATACGCGAAGTCCGATAACAACACGCGATTCCAG GCTCCAGGACCACCACCGTCATGGAAGGGAGTGTACAAAGCAGTAGAAGGATACCACATGTGTCCACAGGAAACACTATTTGGAATAATGGGCTCCGAAGACTGCCTCAAACTAAACGTATACGTACCGGTCAATCCTAAGAGCAAAAAACCTCTAGCTGTTATGGTTTACATCTATGGTGGGGCATTTGTATTTGGAAGTGCAGGAAAAACTATTTATGGTCCAAGGTTTTTAGTCAAGAAGGACGTCATTCTAGTAATCTTTAATTATAGGGTTGCATTGCTtggttttctttgtttaagaaCTAAGGAAGCGCCAGGGAATGCGGGGATAAAGGATCAAATAGCAGCTCTAAGATGGGTAAAGAAAAATATTGCTGCTTTTGGTGGTGACCCTGACAATGTAACAGTGTTTGGATCTAGCGCAGGGGCTGTCTCAATCTCCATTTTAATAGCTAGTGAGGCAACTAACGGTCTTTTTAACAGAGCTATTGTTCAGAGTGGATCATCAATATCAAACTGGTCAATAAATAGAAAACCTATATGGATCGCTAGTCTTCTAGCTCAAACTATTGGTTATGATACAGAAGATCCAAAAAAGCTCTacgatattttttcaaaaatggatTACAAAGATATAATTGCGATAAAGGCAAAGAAACCAATGGACATCTTTTATGATACCGGGCTTATTCATTTGCCTTGTGTTGAAAAATATATACCAGGGATAGAACCGGTTATTACTGATTTGCCATACAAGATTTTTGAGAATAATACTAAAGATATAGATGTTATTTACGGAACTGCCAGCAATGAAGGAATATTCTTGGCACCCACGGAGACAGAAGAAATGCTTGAATCAAGAAACGAACGGTATCTGTTCGCTTCTGATTTGCACTTTTCATCTGAAAAGGAAGCGATGATGATAGCCAAAAAAGTTCAGAAATTTTATTTCGGCGATGATGAAATTAGTATAACAAAAGTTCTTAACGTTTCAAAATTATACTCCCAGTTATATTTTGAAATTCCAGCGATTTTTGAAACCGAATACCTGCTCAGTAGAAGGAAATCTAAAGTGTATAACTACATTTTTAACTATCATGGTTGGAGGAATATACTAAAGATGACCAGTGGCTTTTGGTATGAAGATGGCGCCACTCATGGAGACgatatcttttatttattcaatggaGACTTGTTCCCAGTAGTTATCAGTATAGATGATTGGAAAATGATTGATCAAATAACCTCACTATGGACAAACTTTGCTAAATACGG gAACCCTACACCCGAGTCAACTGATCTGCCGTTCAGATGGAAGCCAAGTGCTAAAGACAACTTGCAGTTCCTGTATATAGACAGGGAGTCCAAAATGGGGCCGATGCCTTGTCCTGAAGGATATCGATTGTGGAAGGATATCTACAGTAAATACCGAAAGACTGATATTAcgtga
- the LOC117982156 gene encoding esterase FE4-like isoform X2 translates to MCPQETLFGIMGSEDCLKLNVYVPVNPKSKKPLAVMVYIYGGAFVFGSAGKTIYGPRFLVKKDVILVIFNYRVALLGFLCLRTKEAPGNAGIKDQIAALRWVKKNIAAFGGDPDNVTVFGSSAGAVSISILIASEATNGLFNRAIVQSGSSISNWSINRKPIWIASLLAQTIGYDTEDPKKLYDIFSKMDYKDIIAIKAKKPMDIFYDTGLIHLPCVEKYIPGIEPVITDLPYKIFENNTKDIDVIYGTASNEGIFLAPTETEEMLESRNERYLFASDLHFSSEKEAMMIAKKVQKFYFGDDEISITKVLNVSKLYSQLYFEIPAIFETEYLLSRRKSKVYNYIFNYHGWRNILKMTSGFWYEDGATHGDDIFYLFNGDLFPVVISIDDWKMIDQITSLWTNFAKYGNPTPESTDLPFRWKPSAKDNLQFLYIDRESKMGPMPCPEGYRLWKDIYSKYRKTDIT, encoded by the exons ATGTGTCCACAGGAAACACTATTTGGAATAATGGGCTCCGAAGACTGCCTCAAACTAAACGTATACGTACCGGTCAATCCTAAGAGCAAAAAACCTCTAGCTGTTATGGTTTACATCTATGGTGGGGCATTTGTATTTGGAAGTGCAGGAAAAACTATTTATGGTCCAAGGTTTTTAGTCAAGAAGGACGTCATTCTAGTAATCTTTAATTATAGGGTTGCATTGCTtggttttctttgtttaagaaCTAAGGAAGCGCCAGGGAATGCGGGGATAAAGGATCAAATAGCAGCTCTAAGATGGGTAAAGAAAAATATTGCTGCTTTTGGTGGTGACCCTGACAATGTAACAGTGTTTGGATCTAGCGCAGGGGCTGTCTCAATCTCCATTTTAATAGCTAGTGAGGCAACTAACGGTCTTTTTAACAGAGCTATTGTTCAGAGTGGATCATCAATATCAAACTGGTCAATAAATAGAAAACCTATATGGATCGCTAGTCTTCTAGCTCAAACTATTGGTTATGATACAGAAGATCCAAAAAAGCTCTacgatattttttcaaaaatggatTACAAAGATATAATTGCGATAAAGGCAAAGAAACCAATGGACATCTTTTATGATACCGGGCTTATTCATTTGCCTTGTGTTGAAAAATATATACCAGGGATAGAACCGGTTATTACTGATTTGCCATACAAGATTTTTGAGAATAATACTAAAGATATAGATGTTATTTACGGAACTGCCAGCAATGAAGGAATATTCTTGGCACCCACGGAGACAGAAGAAATGCTTGAATCAAGAAACGAACGGTATCTGTTCGCTTCTGATTTGCACTTTTCATCTGAAAAGGAAGCGATGATGATAGCCAAAAAAGTTCAGAAATTTTATTTCGGCGATGATGAAATTAGTATAACAAAAGTTCTTAACGTTTCAAAATTATACTCCCAGTTATATTTTGAAATTCCAGCGATTTTTGAAACCGAATACCTGCTCAGTAGAAGGAAATCTAAAGTGTATAACTACATTTTTAACTATCATGGTTGGAGGAATATACTAAAGATGACCAGTGGCTTTTGGTATGAAGATGGCGCCACTCATGGAGACgatatcttttatttattcaatggaGACTTGTTCCCAGTAGTTATCAGTATAGATGATTGGAAAATGATTGATCAAATAACCTCACTATGGACAAACTTTGCTAAATACGG gAACCCTACACCCGAGTCAACTGATCTGCCGTTCAGATGGAAGCCAAGTGCTAAAGACAACTTGCAGTTCCTGTATATAGACAGGGAGTCCAAAATGGGGCCGATGCCTTGTCCTGAAGGATATCGATTGTGGAAGGATATCTACAGTAAATACCGAAAGACTGATATTAcgtga
- the LOC117982465 gene encoding esterase FE4-like produces the protein MKMKQGKRLVLFSLFVMNLVDEPAPEVAIEQGILSGKISRCGTFFEYIGIPYAKSDNNTRFQAPGPPPSWKGVYKAVEGYHMCPQKSFFGIMGSEDCLKLNVYVPVNLKDQKPLAVMVYIFGGAFLFGNADKIVYGPRFLVKKDVILVTFNYRVALLGFLCLRTKEAPGNAGIKDQIAALRWVKKNIAAFGGDPDNITVFGGSSGATSVSFLIASEATIGLFNRAIVQSGSSVSHWSINRKPIWVASLLARTIGYNTEDPKVLYDIFSKLDYKDIIAINTKKPIGMFNDNTLIHKPCVEKYIPGIEPVITDLPYKIFENKTKDLDVMYGTSSNEGIFLAPIQSDEMLESRNGRYLFASDLHFSSEKEAMMIAEKIHKFYFGDDEISSKKILNVSKLLGHLDFEVPAIFETEYLLSRSKSKVYNYVFNYHGWRNFLKLNTGFWHEDGATHGDEVFYLFDGDLFPMVFSMDDRKMIEQLTLLWTNFAKNGNPTPEWSDLPFRWKPSAKDNLQFLYIDRESKMGPMPSPEGYRLWKDIYSKYRRTDIT, from the exons ATGAAGATGAAACAAGGCAAGCGATTGGTGTTGTTTAGTTTGTTTGTTATGAACCTGGTCGATGAGCCGGCGCCGGAGGTAGCGATCGAGCAAGGGATTTTGAGCGGTAAAATAAGCAGGTGTGGGACGTTTTTTGAATACATCGGGATTCCATACGCGAAGTCTGATAACAACACGAGATTTCAG GCTCCAGGACCACCACCGTCATGGAAGGGAGTGTACAAAGCAGTAGAAGGATACCACATGTGTccacaaaaatcattttttggaATAATGGGATCCGAAGATTGTCTAAAATTAAACGTATATGTTCCTGTCAATCTTAAGGACCAAAAGCCTCTAGCTGTTATGGTCTACATTTTTGGAGGAGCATTTCTATTTGGAAATGCAGATAAAATAGTCTACGGTCCAAGATTTTTAGTCAAGAAGGATGTTATTCTAGTAACATTCAATTATAGGGTAGCATTGCTcggttttctttgtttaagaaCTAAAGAAGCACCAGGCAACGCGGGAATAAAGGATCAAATAGCAGCTCTAAGATGGGTAAAGAAAAATATTGCTGCTTTTGGTGGTGACCCTGACAATATAACAGTGTTCGGAGGAAGCTCTGGAGCGACTTCGGTTTCTTTTCTAATAGCTAGTGAAGCAACTATTGGTCTTTTCAACAGAGCTATTGTACAGAGTGGATCATCCGTATCTCATTGGTCAATCAACAGAAAACCTATATGGGTTGCTAGTCTTTTAGCTCGAACTATTGGTTATAATACAGAAGATCCAAAAGTGCTTTATGATATTTTTTCAAAACTGGATTACAAAGATATAATTGCGATAAACACAAAGAAACCAATAGGAATGTTTAACGATAATACGCTTATTCATAAGCCTTGTGTTGAAAAATATATACCAGGGATAGAACCGGTAATAACTGATTTACCATACAagatttttgagaataaaactaAAGATTTAGATGTTATGTACGGAACTTCCAGCAATGAAGGAATATTTTTGGCACCCATACAGAGTGATGAAATGCTTGAATCAAGAAACGGACGGTATCTATTTGCTTCTGATTTGCACTTTTCTTCTGAAAAAGAAGCGATGATGATAGCCGAAAAAATTCACAAATTTTATTTCGGTGATGATGAAATTAGTTCAAAAAAGATTCTTAACGTTTCAAAATTACTCGGCCATTTAGATTTTGAAGTTCCAGCAATTTTTGAAACAGAATACCTGCTCAGTAGAAGTAAATCTAAAGTATACAACTATGTTTTTAACTATCATGGTTGGAGAAATTTTCTAAAACTCAACACGGGCTTTTGGCATGAAGATGGCGCCACTCATGGAGACGAAGTTTTTTACTTATTCGATGGAGATTTATTCCCAATGGTTTTTAGTATGGATGACCGCAAAATGATTGAACAATTAACCTTATTATGGACAAACTTTGCTAAAAACGG AAACCCTACACCCGAGTGGAGTGATCTGCCGTTCAGATGGAAGCCAAGTGCTAAAGACAACTTGCAGTTCCTGTATATAGACAGGGAGTCCAAAATGGGGCCGATGCCTAGTCCTGAAGGATATCGATTGTGGAAAGATATCTACAGTAAATACCGAAGGACTGATATTacgtga
- the LOC138402340 gene encoding uncharacterized protein: MSTTPTAALEVILGIPPLHIHIKEEATLAALRLKTSGHWKEQNTMHTKILGQNINKEPRLQWKCDRTEKQHILDKNYKINSEKNLDPKPAQDTIEVYTDGSKTKTGTGAGAYCQELNMRISHALGKDNSVFQAECVGIMTAAIAVANRQVTNFKININSDSQAALKALARFSTTSQLIQDCHKTLETLAMSNDITLRWVKGHDGDQGNEAADALARKATTLKVIGPEPIVPIPFSEYKTWLHELTLKEHSQLWANTTDCRQAKEAFPNIDKRQTNKLLRLDRGKLRKVVGLITGHSPLNKHLFVIGVTDSPLCRACMEVDETPTHVVLECTGVAEQRERHLGSPTSFHEALGNLGGLLGFWSELGWLE, encoded by the coding sequence ATGAGTACCACACCAACAGCAGCGTTAGAAGTCATATTGGGCATTCCGCCCCTACACATACACATCaaagaagaagcaacactcgcagccctgagactgaaaacctcagggcattggaaagaacaaaacacaatgcacactaaaattctagggcaaaacataaacaaagaaccacgtttgcagtggaaatgcgacagaaccgaaaaacaacacatactagacaaaaactacaagataaactcagagaagaacttagatccgaagccagcacaagacacaatagaagtgtacaccgacggatccaaaacgaaaacgggcacaggagctggagcctactgccaagaactaaacatgagaataagtcacgcactcggtaaggacaactctgtcttccaagcagagtgtgtgggcattatgaccgcggctatagccgtggccaatcgacaggtaacaaactttaaaattaacattaactcagatagccaagctgctcttaaagccttggctagattctcgacgacctcacaactcatacaagactgccacaagactctggaaacactcgccatgtcaaacgacatcaccctaaggtgggtcaaaggacatgatggagaccagggaaacgaggcggccgacgcactagcacgaaaggctacgacattgaaggtgatcgggccagaacctattgttcccatacccttcagtgagtataaaacctggttgcatgaactaacactaaaagagcattcccaactatgggcaaacacaacagactgcaggcaagccaaagaggctttccccaacatagacaaacggcaaactaacaaactactccgcctggacagaggtaaacttaggaaggtggtgggactcataacagggcatagcccactaaacaaacaccttttcgttataggtgttaccgacagtcctttgtgcagggcatgcatggaggtcgacgaaacaccgacgcacgtggtcctagagtgcacgggcgtagcagaacaacgcgaacgccatttgggttccccgacctcattccatgaagccctcggcaacctgggcggtctactcggcttctggagtgagcttggatggctggagtga